One window of Quercus robur chromosome 12, dhQueRobu3.1, whole genome shotgun sequence genomic DNA carries:
- the LOC126708016 gene encoding cytochrome P450 86A22-like, with the protein MEMSTVLMVLTAIAAYLIWFRIITRSLSGPRVWPLLGSLPGLIHHSSRMHDWITDNLRTCGGTYQTCITAIPFLARKQGLVTVTCDPKNLEHILKNRFDNYPKGPTWQAAFHDLLGDGIFNSDGDTWLFQRKTAALEFTTRTLRQAMARWVSRAIKLRFCPILETAQLEGKPVDFQDLLLRLTFDNICGLTFGKDPQTLSPDMPENGFALAFDRATEATLQRVILPEVVWKLRKTLGLGMETSMTRSLGHIDKYLTDIIETRKKELQSQQQGGSGIPHDDLLSRFMKKKESYSEEFLQHVALNFILAGRDTSSVALSWFFWLVIQNPKVEEKIITEICTVLMETRGNDTSKWVQEPLVFEEVDRLMYLKAALSETLRLYPSVPEDSKHVVADDILPSGAFVPKGSSITYSIYSIGRMKFIWGDDCLEFKPERWLSLDGSKFEVHDSYRFVAFNAGPRICLGKDLAYLQMKSIAAAVLLRHRLMVVPGHRVEQKMSLTLFMKYGLKVNVLPRDLKPILEKVYIGDTRGKTGLTNGGAEMVA; encoded by the coding sequence ATGGAGATGTCAACGGTGTTAATGGTCTTAACAGCAATAGCGGCGTATTTAATTTGGTTCAGAATAATCACTCGGTCGCTGAGTGGTCCACGTGTCTGGCCTCTATTGGGAAGCTTGCCTGGTCTCATACATCACTCAAGTCGCATGCATGACTGGATCACAGACAACCTTCGCACGTGCGGCGGCACGTACCAGACCTGCATCACTGCAATCCCATTTCTAGCTCGGAAGCAAGGCCTCGTGACTGTCACGTGCGACCCCAAGAACCTGGAGCACATCTTGAAGAACAGGTTTGATAATTACCCCAAGGGTCCCACGTGGCAAGCCGCGTTTCATGATTTGCTCGGTGATGGGATCTTCAACTCTGATGGCGACACGTGGCTGTTCCAGCGTAAGACAGCCGCACTGGAATTCACCACCAGGACCTTGCGACAAGCCATGGCTAGGTGGGTGAGCCGAGCAATTAagcttaggttctgtccaattCTGGAGACCGCTCAGCTTGAAGGGAAGCCGGTTGACTTTCAAGACCTTTTGCTTCGGCTCACTTTTGATAACATTTGTGGTTTGACTTTTGGTAAGGACCCACAAACTCTATCTCCTGACATGCCCGAAAATGGCTTTGCTTTGGCTTTTGACAGAGCCACTGAAGCCACTTTGCAGCGTGTTATTTTGCCTGAAGTTGTATGGAAGTTGAGGAAAACGCTTGGGCTCGGAATGGAAACCAGCATGACCAGAAGCCTTGGACACATAGATAAATACTTGACCGATATCATCGAGACGCGTAAGAAGGAGTTGCAGAGTCAGCAACAAGGTGGCAGTGGGATCCCACATGATGACTTACTCTCAAGGTTCATGAAGAAAAAGGAGTCCTACTCAGAAGAATTCCTACAGCACGTGGCGCTCAACTTCATCCTAGCTGGACGCGACACGTCATCGGTCGCGCTGAGCTGGTTCTTCTGGTTGGTCATTCAAAACCCAAAGGTGGAAGAGAAAATCATCACTGAAATCTGCACCGTCCTGATGGAGACACGTGGCAATGACACCTCCAAGTGGGTGCAAGAGCCCCTGGTGTTTGAAGAGGTTGACCGATTGATGTACCTTAAGGCAGCATTGTCCGAGACCCTGAGATTGTACCCATCTGTGCCTGAGGACTCAAAGCATGTAGTTGCTGATGACATTTTGCCTAGTGGGGCTTTTGTTCCCAAAGGGTCGTCAATCACATATTCAATTTACTCAATTGGTCGCATGAAATTCATTTGGGGGGATGATTGCTTAGAATTCAAGCCTGAGCGATGGTTATCCTTAGATGGGTCAAAATTTGAGGTACATGATTCTTATAGGTTTGTTGCATTTAATGCTGGTCCAAGAATTTGTTTAGGGAAAGACTTAGCTTATTTGCAAATGAAGTCAATTGCGGCGGCGGTGTTGTTGCGCCACCGCCTGATGGTGGTGCCTGGCCACCGTGTGGAGCAAAAGATGTCATTGACATTGTTCATGAAGTATGGTCTCAAGGTTAATGTGCTCCCAAGGGACTTGAAGCCTATCTTGGAAAAGGTTTATATTGGTGACACACGCGGTAAAACGGGTCTCACAAATGGTGGGGCTGAAATGGTGGCTTGA